TAAGCAATCTCTTTAGCAACTTGAACACACTCATCGTGTATGTTGGGACAACTTGGATCACAACTTTTAACATGACTTCTTTTTCAGCCTCAGATAAAAAATCATTCTTCCAGTTTGAAATCTTAGTCCATATCTTCTTTTTGATAGCTCTAAAAGAATGATACTTAGATCTACCAACCATGGTTGGAAGGCCAAATACTTATTATAACTATTACTTGCTGAAACACCAACTGCATTAACTAATTCAGCCATTCTAACAGCACTAGtatttgaactgaaaaaaaTAGCAGTTTTCTCTTTATTCAAATCCTGTCCAGAGGCCTTCTCATAGATATTCAACAAGCCTTGTATCCGTAGCCATTCATCAACTGTTGCTCGATAGAACAACaaactatcatcagcaaaaagtaaGTGACTAACCCTCACACCCCCTCTACAAGCTGCAACACCATTAATCTCTCATTTTGTTTCTACTTATGTTAACAATGCACTAAGTCCTTCTGCACATAAGAGGAATAGGTAAGAagataatggatctccttgcctaATCCTTCTTTCGGGTTTAAAAGAACTTCCATATTGACCattcataattattaagtaaCTGACTGAAGTAATGCAGTCTATTACCAACTTTATCCATCTACATCCAAAACCCATCTTCTTCATAATTGACTCCAAGAACTTCCATTCCACTCGATCATAAGTCTTTGGCATGTCCAGTTTGATAGCCATAATACCTGTTCTtcctttctgttttgttttcatgGAATGTAACAGCTCATAGGCAGTAATCACATTATCTGTGATTAGCCTATTTGGAATAAAAGCAGTTTGATGGATTGAAATTATAAGATGCAACACATATTTTAACCTATTACCTAACACTTTTGAAGCCAATTTATACAATACATTACATAAACTGATGGACCTAAATTGGTTAACAACAGTAGGCTCTCTAATTTTTGGAATTAATGCAATAAAAGTAGAGTTCACACCCAAATCCATCCTACCCCCATTAAGAAATTGCAACAGAGTTTTACATACCTCATCCCCTACAATATGCTAATATGTTTGAAAGAATTGAGTATTATAGCCATCAGATCCAGGAGCTTTGAGAGGTGACATTTGATTAAGAgtttcttctatttcttctcTGATGAAAACCCGCTGCAATCTGTCATTCATTCCACTTGTTACCCGCTTATTAATACGTCTCAAACATATTTCCAAGTCTTCATCAGTTGGTTTTGAGGACCTGACTCTTCAAAGTATTGAGTAAATGCAGCTTCAATATCTGTCTGTAGATCCTATGTTCTACCTTGCACATCGGTAATAGATCtgactttattcttttttcttttctgtgttgcacataaatgaaaaaatttcatgTTTTTGTCCCCTATCTGGTACCAATTAACTTTTGCTTTCTGTCTCCACTTAAGATCTTGTTAATCTAACAATAAAACAATTTCCTTTTGCAAAGTTTTTATAGCAGCTATATTCTGAGGACCTTCTTCATCCTACAATTTTTTAAGTTCCTCAGATTTCGTTAGAATTTCCTTATCACAATCCATGTACTTCACCTTTCTCCATCCAATAAGCTTTTTAGAACAAGTTGGCAACTTACCCTTAATACTATCCCAACCATCCAGCCCCTTTACCACACTAGACCACCCTTGtcttatcacatcctccccctccCCATCCTTAACCCATTCTGCTTCAAATCAaaacttatttctttttgtatacGCCAGGGATCATATCTAAGACAGGTTAGTAAAATTGATTTATGATCAGATCTTCTAGCAATTAGAGTATCCACACCATACCTCTTGAACATGTCCTACCATTGAGAGTTGGCCAATACACGATCCAACATTTCTTTAGTGTAGTTTGAGCTTTCCTGTTTATTACTCCATGTAAACAAGCATCCATTCCACCCCAAATCATGCAAACTATTACACCAAATAGTATGCCTAAAATTTTCCATTTGTCTCTCAGGCCTTAGTCTTCCACCAACTTTCTCATGAGAAAACAGTATCTCATTGAAATATCCCATTACACACCAAGCTTGATTAAAGCCTGGTCTGATCATAAATAAAAGAGCCCAAGTACTACTTCTTTTGTTGGCTATTAGATGTCCATAAAAACCTGTGCAATACCACTGCTTCTGATCCTCTTGTTTAGTTATTAGAACATGTATATGATTTTGAGAATAATTAATAATCTCCACTACATACCCCCTATGCGACATCATGGCTAGACCACCTTGCTGATCCAGAGAATCAACTACAAAACAACAATCGAATCCCATGttccttttaattatatcaAATCTAGAACTTCTTAGTTTTGTCTCCATGAGAAAAACTAAGTTGGATCTCTTTTCTCTGACTAACAAACAGAGATCATGAACTGCTCGAGGGTTTCCAAGCTCCCGACAGTTCTAACTTAAGTGTTTCATAATGATTGGTAGGCATGTGTCACCATATTATCATCATCCAAAGTAGAACCTCTGCCTCTTTTCATAGGCCCTTGACTATTAGAAGTAAGCTCCTCTTCCACAATGTTGCGGTTCTTGCTGTTAATCACCTTACTAGACCGATTCTCAGGCTCCTTACTACCTTGATTTCCTCGTAATCTTGCTTTTATTTTCCATCCTCTTGTACTCATTTTCTTATTCTTGGCAGGTGGTACAGTTTGTTGATCAGCTATGCATATACTATCAACATTCTCAGGATCAATATTACTTGACTCAACGAGATGGTCCATAGAAATTGGGCCAGTAATAATGGGCCTTGCAATAGTGCAATCCCCCTCCACCAAGGCCACATGAATTGCACTTGAGGAAACTTCCCTCCTACCCATTAGCGTTTGAATATCAGATAAATCAgtatcaaactcttcttcattCATAATCACCTTATCCTTTTTGAATCTGAATCAATCCCCTCAATTTGGAAACTATCCAAACTCTCCtcattcaaattcaaacttgCATCTCCCCTTTAGCAGCCTTATCTATAGAAACAGAAGTTCCTACATTTTCTCCCCCATCCTTCGAAACCTGGTCCACTCTAATTGAAACCATTGGAGAAGATCTCAACTTAGCCTCTTCCCATCCCACCTCCTACCTCAGCCCCTGTTGCTCCGAATTGGACCATCTTCCCTCTGCATTGTACCGAGCcacatgttttcttttgtaaattgATTTAGCATGCAACCAGGCTCCAAATTGAGCATGCACTACAGTACCTTCCTCATTACCTATACCCTGACACCCAACTTTATCATGCATAATTCTTCTATTTTTGAAACATAACTTTGGCAACTTCTCATATTTCATAGGGATCCATATAGTCTAATATTGTACCTTAATCATTCTCCCCCTAGCTATTGGCTTCTGCAAACTTGTCTCCACCTGAACTCGTAAGAATTGTCCCGAGCCCATACTATCTTCATTCACATCaatgtctaaaacttctcccatAGAAGAACCAATCTCTTTATTCATACATTCTAAAGGCAAATTATATAGCTAAATCCTTAACACTTTAGAATCAAATGCTAGTTGTTGAGGAGATACCAACCCATCAAAAGCCTTTATAACAAGAAGGTTGTTGTCAAACAACCAAGGTTTACCCGAGAACACCCACTCCCTATCGGCctgattttcaaaaataatcaCAAATAAGTTCAGACTGATATCTTGAAATTGAAAAGGCTTCCTTACTTTCCATATTTTTGACATAGTAGTACTGAGCACCTCTTTGTTAATCATCCAATCATAACACAACTTTGCAACAAGACTTCTCGATCCTTTTTTAAGTGAATCTGACAAAGTATCCACATCCACCAGAATGCTTGCATCCTCTTCCTCTGTCAGCCTCAAATTCCTCCACTTTTCTTCAATAAATCCATCACTAACTCTCCCACAATTCAAATCACTGAATTTGGAAGATCATCACCCTTATAGCGTACCACTGTAAGCAATGATTAAAATCACTTCACTTCTTTGTCCTTCCATTCCAACACGCGAGAGAacagaaagagagaaaagagatgagACTTCAAAAGACTCACAATTAGATTTATGAGGTTtatttttgagttgattttgtatttatgttttttagACATTCAGATTTGATCGGCTTAAAGAAATAAGTACATTCGGATTTGATTGGCTTAAAGAAATAAGTACACAAATAagtaatttaattgtttttaatgaaatatgtaTTTTGTTACCTTGCTTAGTTAtacagataagatgaaataaaagttaaaaattgaataaaatattattttttaatattattttattttttgattttaaaaaattaaattatttattatattttgtgtgaaaatttttaaaaaaattataacaattatacgagatgagatgaaatagttttatcTATGTAACTAAATCATGCTAGTAGTAAAATATACAACATTTTTACTCAAAAAAACATGTCAGTATCCtcaatcttttatttatttttaaattctttctattTGGAGCTTCTTTTTTCCCCCCTAATCTTTCTATTTGAGTTTAACTGTAAATAAACTTGATATTTTTAACTTCTCTTGCAAATTACTTTATGCTAAGCCAATAGCGTGGAGATATATAGGATGTCCTCCGACTAAGTTAGGCCTGATTTGAACAGTGAGTTTAgataaattgaattgagatgatttgtaaatagtagtgaaatgatttgaattaaactattttataaggttttgaaaaataagaaagaaaaaattaaataaaaatattataaaattaaatattgtcagaatataattttatattaatatttttgttttaaaatttagaaaattaaattattttttatgtttctaaTTATATCCCTGCATTTAATGCTataaaaactatttatatatatatatatatatatatatatttaacaatgTTGTACAActattttatgtataaattattctCCTATTTAAAGCTTTCAAACTCGACAAAATTAACTTGAGAAAATCTCTTTTCCGAGTAAGTATATTGTATCAACAACAATACCGCAACCAAATATAAATCTTTTCGACCAAATTATTGATCTTTCAATGTTTGTTTGAGCTCCTAGAGATAAAACAACCATCCTTTTTAGCAAAAATGCcaaataaaaaactcaaaattattttattagtattattagaGTGAAGGGAAATATTTTGAGAAGTATTTGGGGCTTCCTATTATGATTgatagagaaaaaagaagaacttCCAATTACATCCAAGATAGAATATGTCAAATGATAAGTAATTGGAAGATTAGGTTTCCGTCACAAGCTAAGAATGATGTTTTGATTAAAGCAATAGTGCAAGTAATTTCTGCATATAACatgaatatttttcaacttccaAAGGGGCTACCACACGTCATAACTAAAATGATACAGAAATTTTGGTGGGTTCACCAACAgcaggataaaaaaaaattattggatcAAGTGGTCAACAATGAATAAAACAAAAGTTATAGGTGGATTGGATTTTAGGGACTTGGAGTGTTTTAATAAGGCTATTCCAGCTAAGCAGGGCTAGAGACTACAACACATGCCTAACTCAATTGTGGCAAAAGTTATGAAGCTAAAGTATTATAGGCAAGGAGGTTTTTTGAACTCTAGACTGGGATATAAACCTTCATATGCATAGAGATTGATTCAAAGGACAAAAGGATTACTGACGGAAAGAATGATATAGAGAATTGGTAATAGTTGTAGAGTCTCCATATAGAATGACAATTGGCTTCCTAAACCTGTGACTTATCGAATCCAATCCCTAGCTACTATACTTCCCCTCGCAACAAAGGTGAATGATTTGATTGATGTTGAAAATTGGAGATGGAATGTAGAAATTGTAAGGACAAATTATATTGTTGTAGATGTTGAAGTTATATTGCAAGTTCCTTTATGTATGATAAACAGAGAAGATAAGCATATTTTGCAATATACAAACTCTGGTGTTTACTGTTAAAAGTGGATATCACTTAGAAAAAATGTTGATTGATAAAAGTTATGGAGAATCCTCAAGTAGATTACTTGGAGAGACTTTTTGGAAAAGGTTATAGAATTCATCTACTCCTGTGATGGTGAAGATATTTATATGGAATGCATGTCATAATGGATTGCCAACTAGAAGAAATTCAGTCTTAAAATAAGTGATTGACTTTGATCTATGTCCTATCTGTGGACTGGATTCTAAACATGTGGTACATGTTTTGTGGAATTGTATAGCTGCAAGTGATGTGTGGAATGTTCGCTCTCGAATCATTTAGAAAATGGGAAGTTGGGAGAGAGATTTTATAACTCTGCTAGAGCATATCAGTTGCAAAGTTGAACAATAACAATTTGCTAAGATAACTATTATTATGAGAAAAATTTGGCTAAGGCGaaattctattatatatgaaaactgTTTTCTTCATCCTATTGCATTTGTTATGTACACAAGCAATGGTGCTATTACCGGAGTTTCAAAATGCCATAGTTGAGAAAGTGCATCCTAGCAATATCACTTCGTATGAGCAAAAATGTTAGTTGCCACCGGTATCTCCATGGATGAAGGCAAACTGGAATGTAGTTGTAGAAAATGAGCACAAAAGGATAAGGATTGGGGTGGTGATCAGAAATTCAGAAAGGGCAGTGCTAGTAACAATGAGAGCACTTGTTGAGCTATCTACATATTCCATTGCAGAAAAAGCAAAGGCAACTGATAAATACTTCTATTTTGTAGGGATTTCAGAGTACATAATGTTATTTTGCAAGGGGATGCAAAAATAATAGTTGATGCTATGAATACAGTGGAGGAAAATTTCACTAGGTATGGACATCTAGTGGAGGACATTAGGTTATTCACAAGAGGTCCAGCGGTTTGGAAGATGCAATATGTGAAGAGGGATTTCAATCAAGTGGCACATTTATTAACAAAAGATGCTTTATTGAGTAATTCTAGAAGAGTTAGATAAAGAAGGGATACCTAAGTGTGTTAAGAGTGGCTATATTATCTGATATGAATACTCATTAATGAATGAAAGTATgtttattttccaaaatataaaaaataaaagtaatgacAAACATATTTTCAATACTTGGTTGATaacaaaaatacttaaaaaaatgaaaaaagttcACAATTTGTCTAATATTTTTTTGCAAAACAATATTTACAGTCTTATAATTATAAGTCTccctcttttgaaaaaaaaaaaaatatatatatatatatatatataagatttacataaaaaaaaatatatattttaataatagatattactctttaaaaaaaaaaattgcaaaacttACACACATTTTATTAAAAGGGGGCGCAGGGGACTTATAAAcgtcttttgaaaaaaataaatatatatatatatatatatttatatatataagattcacataaaaaaaattaatttttaataataaatactactctaaaaaaaaaaaaacagggagagagaggaggaggagggcgGGGGGGCGCCTAACTCGCAGCCTTATAACTTGTTCTCTACCCTTAGACAAGCTGCTCTGTACAACCAGAGTCCCATTTCGACTGTGTATAAAATCAATGCCTAGAGCAATGCGCGGGAGTTACCGTTTGAGACAGTTATACAACACCAACCATCGCTCACTCCATAACGAACCCATCAACAAGAGGCTCCAAAACACAAGAAAAACCACAACTCCATCAAAGAAAACATTAAACGGAAGGCACGATGCTAAGAACAAGAAGTCACCCATCTCAGACTCGGAAATAGTGAAATGGAACATGTCCATCACCGCCCACATGCGCAACTGCCAGTGCGAGTCCGCTCTCCGCGTCTTCAATTCCATGCCACGCCGGAGCTCGGTCTCCTATAACGCCATGATCTCTGGGTACTTGTCGAATGACAAGTTTGATCTTGCAAGAGAAGTGTTTGAGAAAACGCCCAACAGAGACCTGGTTACTTGGAATTTGATGCTTAGTGGGTTTGTGAGAAATGGTAACCTTGGAGCTGCTCGTACTTTGTTTGATCAGATGCCCGAAAGGGATGTTGTTTCATGGAATGCTATGTTGTCTGGGTACGCTCAGAATGGATATGTCGATGAGGCGAGGAAGATTTTTGATAGGATGCCGGATAAGAATGTAATTTCATGGAATGGGATACTTGCAGCATATGTGCAGAATGGAAGAATAGAGGAAGCTAGGAACTTGTTTGAGTCAAAAACGGATTGGGAAGTGGTGTCTTGGAATTGTTTGATGGGTGGGTATGTAAAGAGGAAGAGGTTGGTTGATGCTAGGTATCTGTTTGATCGGATGCCTATCAGAGATGAGATTTCTTGGAATACTTTAATTACAGGTTACACCCAGAATGGGGAGTTGTTGGAAGCAAGAAGATTGTTTGACGAGTCTCCTACTCGGGATGTCTTTACGTGGACAGCAATGTTGTCTGGATACGTGCAGAATGGGATGTTGGACGAAGCAAGGAGATTTTTCAATGAGATGCCAGAAAAAAATGAGGTCTCGTGGAATGCTATGATTGCAGGATATGTGCAGTGCAAGAGAATGGATGTAGCAAGGGAATTGTTTGAGGCCATGCCTTATCGGAACATAAGCTCTTGGAACACAATGATTACAGGCTATGCTCAGGGAGGTGATATTTCTCAAGCTAGGAACTTGTTTGATAGGATGCCTCGACGAGACGGTATTTCTTGGGCAGCAATCATTGCTGGCTATGCTCAGATTGGTCAGGGTGAAGAGGCTCTGCAGCTATTTGTAAACATGAAAAGGGATGGTGAAAGATTGAATAGGTCTTCATTTACCTGTTCTCTGAGGGCATGTGCTGATGTTGCTGCTCTGGAGTTGGGGAAGCAATTGCATGGGCAGCTAGTTAAGGCAGGATATGAGACTGGGTGTTATGTGGGGAATGCACTTCTGGCAATGTATTGTAAATGTGGAGACATAGATGAAGCCTATGATGTTTTTGAAGATATAGCAGAAAAGGATGTTGTCTCTTGGAACACCATGATTGCAGGATATGCAAGGCATGGATTTGGCAAAGAGGCTCTGAGGGTTTTTGAGTCAATGAAGACAGTGGGTATCAACCCAGATGATGTTACTATGGTATACATTAAATCAATCTAGAAGACGTCTTAAGTCTTCAAACTTGTTTATCATCtctattaacaaattatttaaaacttgaagGACAACTCTTTAATTTGATGTCATCACCACTTTTAATAATCTTAGGATGGTCATTAAATCAGTAGATGGAA
This is a stretch of genomic DNA from Carya illinoinensis cultivar Pawnee chromosome 15, C.illinoinensisPawnee_v1, whole genome shotgun sequence. It encodes these proteins:
- the LOC122297808 gene encoding pentatricopeptide repeat-containing protein At4g02750, with product MPRAMRGSYRLRQLYNTNHRSLHNEPINKRLQNTRKTTTPSKKTLNGRHDAKNKKSPISDSEIVKWNMSITAHMRNCQCESALRVFNSMPRRSSVSYNAMISGYLSNDKFDLAREVFEKTPNRDLVTWNLMLSGFVRNGNLGAARTLFDQMPERDVVSWNAMLSGYAQNGYVDEARKIFDRMPDKNVISWNGILAAYVQNGRIEEARNLFESKTDWEVVSWNCLMGGYVKRKRLVDARYLFDRMPIRDEISWNTLITGYTQNGELLEARRLFDESPTRDVFTWTAMLSGYVQNGMLDEARRFFNEMPEKNEVSWNAMIAGYVQCKRMDVARELFEAMPYRNISSWNTMITGYAQGGDISQARNLFDRMPRRDGISWAAIIAGYAQIGQGEEALQLFVNMKRDGERLNRSSFTCSLRACADVAALELGKQLHGQLVKAGYETGCYVGNALLAMYCKCGDIDEAYDVFEDIAEKDVVSWNTMIAGYARHGFGKEALRVFESMKTVGINPDDVTMVGVLSACSHTGLVDKGTQYFYSMDRDYGITANSKHYTCMIDLLGRAGRLDEAQNLMRNMPFEPDAATWGAVLGASRIHGNTELGEKAAQMIFEMEPDNAGMYVLLSNLYAASGRWGDVSKMRLKMRDSGVKKVPGYSWLEVQNMIHTFSVGDPFHPDKEKIYAFLEELDLKMKLDGYVSSTKLVLHDVEEEEKEHMLKYHSEKLAVAFGILSIPAGRPIRVMKNLRMCEDCHNAIKHISKIEGRLIILRDSHRFHHFSGGSCSCGDYW